One segment of Solanum lycopersicum chromosome 1, SLM_r2.1 DNA contains the following:
- the LOC101267852 gene encoding NADH dehydrogenase [ubiquinone] 1 beta subcomplex subunit 9, which translates to MSGIASVSFLARRASQRERVRILYRRALRDTLNWAVHRHLFYPDADALRERFEVNRKVEDVETIDRLIADGEASYNKWRHPDPYIVPWAPGGSKFNRNPVPPEGIEIVYDYGKEEAELV; encoded by the exons ATGAGCGGAATAGCATCGGTATCGTTCTTAGCTCGAAGAGCATCGCAGAGGGAGAGGGTTCGGATCCTCTACAGGCGTGCTCTCAGAGACACTCTTAATTGGGCCGTCCATCGTCATCTCTTCTATCCTGAT GCGGATGCCCTAAGGGAGCGATTTGAGGTCAACAGAAAAGtg GAAGATGTTGAAACTATTGATAGACTTATAGCTGATGGTGAAGCATCCTACAATAAGTGGCGGCACCCTGATCCTTACATTG TTCCATGGGCACCTGGTGGTTCCAAGTTCAACAGAAATCCAGTGCCGCCAGAAGGG ATTGAGATAGTGTATGACTATGGCAAGGAAGAGGCTGAACTAGTATGA